CAACACGTCTCCGTAATTCCGAAACAAATCAGTGCTCCGCTGATTGATCAAGCATATGTTGAAGTACCTGAACGTCAAAAGTTCGAAGCACTTAGTCGTTTGATTGATATGGAATCTCCTGAGCTTGCAATCGTGTTCGGACGTACGAAACGCCGGGTAGATGAGCTTGCAGAAGCTTTGCAAAAACGTGGATACTCTGCTGATGGTTTGCATGGTGACCTGTCTCAGAACCAACGTGATGCTGTAATGCGTAAATTCCGTGATGGCAGCATTGATGTGCTGGTAGCTACTGACGTAGCGGCTCGTGGTTTGGACGTATCCGGTGTTACTCATGTAATTAACTTTGACTTGCCGCAAGATCCAGAAAGCTATGTACACCGTATCGGTCGTACTGGTCGTGCTGGTAAAGAAGGTACAGCTTGGTCTTTCGTTACTCCACGCGAAATGGATCACCTGCATTTGATCGAACGCGTTACTCGTCACCGTATTACTCGCAAACCATTGCCAACAATGGCTGAGGCTATCGAAGGTAAACAACGCGTAACAGCTGAACGTTTGCTTGAGATGGTAGAGAGCGGTGAATTGAATGAGTACAAAGGTATTTCTATTCAATTGCTTGAGCAATATGATTCCGTTCAATTGCTGTCAGCTGCAATGAAGCTTCTGACTGGTGATAAGAAGGATTCCACAATTGAATTGACTCCTGAAGATCCAATCCGTGCTAAACGTCGTGGTGGTAAGAACGACATTCGCAGTGGCCGCAAACCTAATGGTGGTTATGGCGGAAACCGTGGCACTTCCGGTGGCAGCACTGGTGGATACCGTGGAAACCGCGACAACAACGGTGGCGGTAGTCGTGGCGGCTACAACAGCGGTGGCAGTAACTATGGTAGCGGCAGTGGCGGTTATGGCGGTGGCTATAAAGGCAATCGTGATAGCGCAGCTAACCGTGATGGTGGAGCGAACCGCAGTGCGGACCGTAAACCCTCTACTCGCCCAAGCAGCACAAGCACACGTCCTGCAAAACGTGAAGATTTCGATAACTAATACTTGATCTGAACCCTAGGGTGATGATTTATCAAGATACAAAGAAGACGAGATGCCGAATAGCGGTTCTCGTCTTCTTTTTGCTGTAATATTAGGGTGTTTATTGAATGATCAGCTTATTTATACGAAAGTACGAGTGATGATAACGAGCAGGATAAACAATACGAGGATCGTACCGGTGGAAGTCCAGCCGCCGTAGCCAACAGGTGAGGACATACAATAACCTCCTTTAGATTGTGGTGATTTTGGTAATTATTATGATTACAATCCCAATATATGGACTTTCTAGACTTGTTGTATAGACGATAACCTAGAATTCAGAAAGTTGGGCTATGGAAAAGAGGAGGTCAAATGAGGTATAGTTAAGATAAGCAGTATGCAAGAGACAGAGGAGGAAGGGAATTGGAGTTTAAAGGAGCAATGGGCGGCTTATACCGCGTCACAGAATGGATTACACGTATCGCAGCAAGTAATATCTTATGGGCACTATGTTCCGCCCCGTTTTTATTTTTTGGTTTGATGAAGATACTTATGCTAGGGACAAGTTCGGGTGGAGTTAATGAACAGCTCACTTTGAACTGGGCTATGGGGATTCTAGCACCATTTACAGTATTTCCTGCTTCGGCGGCTTTATTTACCGTGGTACGTAAATGGGTTATGGGAAATACAGATGTAGGAACTTTTCGCACATATTTTCAGGGGTATAAAGAAAATTATCTAAAAAGTATGCTCGGAGGAATTATCTATACATTGATGTTCGTTATTATGTACGTCGATGTAACGGTTTACATGACACAAATGCCTAACTTTAGAATTGTTGGTATTTTGATGTTAGTGCTCATGATTATTTTGTCGGTATCCATGTTTAACTTCTTTTCTATTGTTGTTCATTATCAAATGAGCTTTAAGCAAGTAATGACTAACTCGATCTTGCTGACAATTGCACGACCAATTCGTGTGTTCTCAACTTTGATTGCAGCGGGGGTTCTTGCTTATATTGGCCTGAGATATCCAGCGCTGTACATTATCTGTATCCCGACGCTGATTGCGATGGCTGCTTTCTTTAACTTCTATGCTACCTATAATAAATTGCAATTGCAGGTGGAGCAGAAGAAACTGAAGGAGCAAGAAGAGGCGGAAGCTGCGTTGAATAATCAAGAGGATGACGACGATGATGATGACGACGACTATGAAGAGAATAATGAGAATAAAGATTTAAAACGTATTTAATAATGGCAAGCATTGAGCGTTGGAAATCGTCAGTAATTTAATTCCAGTGTAAAATAAAGCGCATACAGGTTTACTTTTTCGTTAAAACGCAATATAATAATAACAAATCCTGCGATGTTCGTTACGGTTGCTCGTTGTTTTGAACCAATGATAATGTCTTGGGAGATCTACACGAAGCGCAGCTGAACAGCCCTGTCTATATGACCTGGGGAATTCAAAAACGTTTTCTGCGGTCACCCACCTGCTATAGCAGGTTCAGAAGACACTGTAGCCGGACGGCATAAGCGGGTTTTCCATTGTTTAGGCCAAGCGCCTCTGTTTCCCGTGAAAGTTGGGAGCGGGCGCTTTTTTGTATGTCTGGAACAAGGAGAAAGTGAGTAATACCCTTTTGTTCCTGAGACAAGAGTGTTACACTTAGAATAATGAACTTGGGATTTGTAGAGGGGGAAGAATTTTGTCGTTAAAAAGAACCTTGGTTGGTTTATTCCGTAGTCATGATGGAACAAGCGACCGCGCAAAAGATCCGACATTAAAAACGCGTTATTACAATCTTACGAAAGACAAAGCTTGGGAGGAAGTTTCATCAACGCTTAAGAAGGTTCCTGGATTCAAGGTGCTTCATGAAGTGGAGTCAGTAGGTGAGATTACTCTGGAGAAGAGAACGGCATTTGGCCGTACACTGGATATCACTGTCTCAGTGCTTAATACCACACCTGTACGATGTGGCGTAGATATGTATTCTGCATCTAGAGGATCGCTTGGTGATTTGGGTGCTAATTACCGCGTCATTCAGCGGTTGTATGCGTCTTTGGACAAAAAATTAGGAAAATACAAAGCGGACTAATTTTCAGAGATCCATACAAAACCTTCTTATTTAGGGATAGTATGAATGCGTTTACGCAAACGAGGGCTGCTCTGGATGTTATCGATAAATCTTTCTATTTACAAAAAAAAGCGGGAGAAGGATGGACCTTCTTCCGCTTTTTTCAAAATATAAGAAAGTATTGTCGAAACTTACTGTTCTAGAGAATTAGAGCAGACTCTTCACAGCGGCTATAGCATCCTCGTATTTAGGGTGCTCAGTCATTTCACTCAAATATTCAACATAGGTGAGTGTGTTGTTCTTGTCTAGAACAAAAATAGAACGCATATCTAATCGGAATTCTTTGATTAGAACGCCATAAGCTTGTCCGAATGAGGCTGCTTTGTGATCGGATAGTGTAATTACGCGATCGATTCCTGCAGCGCCGCACCAGCGGGCCTGAGCGAATGGTAGATCCATACTTACTGTAAGGATAACTACATCGTCACCTAGCTCGGCAGCTTCGCTGTTGAACCGGCGGGTCTGTGCGTCACATACACCAGTATCAAGAGAAGGGACAACACTGATCAGCTTGATTTTACCGGCATAATCACTAAGAGAAACTTCTTCCAGTAGATTCTTACTAAGAACAAAATCAGGAGCGGGATCACCAGCTGTTAGCTTGGGTCCTACGAGAGTGATGGGGTTGCTTTTGAAAGTAGCTACGCCTGTTCTTTCTTGCGTCATATCCTTGTTTTCCTCCTCGAATTGTAATATTGGCTCTTACTGCCACAATAAATTATAATCTTATTTACAGGGAGATGTCCAACGGGGCAAGATATAAATGTAAAGGGATGGGTGTAATGATATTTATTCGGTATGAAAATTGGAAAAGTTACCTGCGGTATTACCCGGTAACATGTCTTCTCATTGTGGCTAACGTGATAATGTTTATCCTCATGACGTTCAATGGAGGATCCACCAATATACAAACGCTTGTTGATTTTGGTGCTATTGTTGATGTTAGTCCGTTTAAAGAGGAACTATGGCGCTATGTAGCGGCTATTTTTTTACATAATGGGTTTTCCCATCTATTCTTTAATAGCTTCGCTCTGCTGGTATTTGCACCGCCTCTGGAGCGTCTTCTTGGCTGGTGGCGATATACAATTCTTTACGTGGTAGGTGGAGTTCTTGCGAACGTTCTAACGATTGCAATCAGCAGCCGCTCAGCATTAGAGGTAGGTACGGTCTCGGTAGGTGCTTCTGGAGCGATTTACGCCGTCTATGGGGCATTTTTATACATTGCGGTTATGCAAAGGGCTATGATGGATGAAGGCTCACGAAAGACGTTATACGGATTGCTAATGATCGGGATTATTATGTCGTTTGCAACACCAAATGTAAATTGGGTTGCACATATCGGAGGCTTGGTTTCTGGCTTTTTCCTATATGGACTTATTATTCGTATATTTAATAAAAGCCTAAGACAGGGGCGATGATGGAGTGGAGCTAAGACAGCTGCAATATTTTCTAAAGGTAGCCCAAAAAGAACATGTAACACGAGCGGCGGAGGAACTTCATGTTGCTCAGTCTGCAGTAAGCCGTCAGATTCATCAGTTGGAGCAAGAGCTTGGAGTTGACTTGTTCATGCAAAAAGGGCGTAATTTGCAGCTTACGCCGGTTGGACAGCTCTTTTGCAAGCGAGTGGATAGTATCCTTAAGGAATTGGAGCATTCAGTTAATGAGGTGCATGAATTTCTGGATCCGGAACGTGGGGAGATTCGCATTGGGTTTCCTCACAGCCTGGGCACGCATCTTATCCCGACAATCGTTGCGGAATTCCGCCAGCACTATCCTCATGTTAAGTTTCGCTTTAAGCAAGGGTCTTACCCTTCTTTGATAAAGGATGTATTATCTGGTGAAGTGGATTTAACATTTATTTCGCCTTTTCCGGAGAATGATGAGCATGTCTCTGGGGATATTGTTATGACCGAGGAGTTATTTGCAATACTTCCGCAGAATCATCATCTGGCAGGAGAGTCTGAGATCCGATTGGAACAGCTTCAAAAGGAAAAGTTTGTTCTGTTCAGTCAAGGTTATTCTCTGAGACCAATCGTTTGGCAAGCGTGCTTGCAGGCGGGATTTCAACCGCAGATTGCATTTGAAGGCGGGGAGACTGATACCATTCGCGGTCTAGTGGCGGCAGGAATGGGTGTAAGCCTTCTTCCGGAGATGGCGTTCTATCAGACCAATCCTCTCCAGCCGGCTCAGGTAAGGGTCGTGGAGCCTGCTGTGACGAGGACGGTTGGTTTGATTTACCGAACAGACAGTAAGTTGCCGCTCGTAGCACGTTCGTTTCGGACTTTTTTGATATCTTATTTTAAAGCTAGACAAAATAATACCCCGGTTGGCTCTTAGCCCTCCGGGGTTTCTTTTTGTAAGCTGAGTTTAGTATTAGTCGCGGTTACCTAAGAAGACGGTAATCAAACGAAGCAGTTCGAGTAAGGATACTAGTGCCGCGGCAACATACGTTAACGCAGCTGCGTTTAAGACTTTAGCTACTCCGCGTTCTTCTTCGTTACGAATGTAACCTTGTTCTACCATGACTTGACGGGCCCGGTTGCTGGCGTTGAACTCAACTGGCAGTGTCACAAGCTGGAAGGCAACAGCGGCCGAGAAGAAGATGATGCCAAGGCCTACAAGATTAAAGTAACCGAATATGAATCCTGCCATAAGCATGAATGGCGCTATGCCTGATGCAAAATTAACTACTGGGAACATCCGGTGACGTAGTGTTAACATTGGATAACTTACTTTATGCTGAATGGCGTGACCCACTTCGTGACAAGCGACGGAAACTGCTGCTATAGAACTTTCATAATATACAGGTTCTGATAAACGTACAACTCTGTGAATCGGATCATAATGGTCAGAAAGCGTACCTCTTACAGGCTCAATCGGTACATCGTGAAGCCCGTTAGCGTCGAGCATACGTCTTGCAGCTTCATATCCTGTCAGACCGTTTAAATTGGCGACCTTGGACCACTTGCTGAATGTTCCTTTAACTCTGAACTGGGCCCATAATGAAAAAATAAAGGCGATAATTACTAATAGATACATAAACATAGCTGCATTCCTCCACTGTATTGTAAATATGGTATTTACATTGGCGGTCCTTGCGTAAGCAATAGAAGCCGAATCGCCTCCATGCAGGCTACTCCTTGAGGGAGTAAGTTAGAGAGCGCGCGTCTGGCCTGTCCCGGCTTCAGACCGCTAATGATTGGTTCAAGTGCCTTTACTTCACGTTCTAGCCGCTGCATATGCTGCTCGAGCTCGACTAATTTATCAGATACGTCAGTTTCAGGAGTTGCCTCGTTCCATTTGCTCATCATGGACTTGATTTCTTCCAATGAATACTTGTCATGCTTTAATTGATTAATACGTTCTAAGGCGACCAAGGTTTCATGACTGTAAAGTCGGTAATTTTTGGTGCTTCTGGACTCTGGGGAGATTAACCCCAGTTTTGTGTAATAATCAATGGTACGCTCACTGATGTGAGCAGCCTTAGCTAATTCTCCGATTCGATATAGAATCATATCCCCATGCTACCTCGCCTCACTAATCGAATTCGACTGCCCGTAAAGAGTAGTCGTCTCCTGTATTGGTGGTTACTATTATGCTATCTATAATGATAACAAACTGGAAACCATACAGTCAAACGTCATGCTTTCATAAAGTATATGCAATAAAGAGAAGTAAATTCATGAAAGTGATGTGTTGTTTATATACAATACACTCAAACTCCCCGTGATATCAAATTTGGAGTGATAAGTCTAAAGAAGACGTGTAAGGACGTATCCTAACATGATCCGATCGGAACGGATACAAGTGTAATGAGATAACGCTCACGAGAAGGAAGTTGTCGTAGGTTGCTTCGGGTTGGCATATGTGGCGAGGAGCGCACCTCAGGGGGATAATGAAAAGGAGCTAGGGGTTTCGCGGAGTTATGTGTCGCGGATTCAGAAGCAGGTGTTCGTGAAGCTGTATCCTGAGTTTTATAGGGCGAAGCGCAGCTATGATGGTGGGTAATCATATACAAGGTTTCTTATAATATTGCCGGTGTTGTGAAGAGGCAATACGGGCGGTTATGAATGGGAGGGTGTTCGAACTTTTTTTCGGTAATTCTGAGGCGTCAATCCGGTCTTATTACGAAAAACAGATGAAAAATAGCTCGCACTTTGAAATCCGCAATTCATCGCTATTTCACTAATCGACCGATTAGTTCCCAATAGCATCTCGGAGCCCTTTTGAATTCGATATTGCACCAGATAAGTATTAGGGGTTTGGCCTATGAACGTGCTAAACAACTCGCAACATTTACTCCTGCAAACAGACCCGGCGGTAGCGATGTCATCTAAGGTCACTCTAAGATCAAAGTTATGATGAATAAATCCTGTCATTTTCCAAACGGCAATCCGTGACTGGTCATCATTTATCTGCCCGGGAACCCGCTGTATATGATCTCCGACGTCTGCACAAAGGGAGGCAGCCAGTGAAAGAAGACGTAGTGGCTTGCAAGGAGAGCTGTTCATTTCTTCATAAATCCGATGTAAGGAATGCAGAATTTCCTTTCCCCACGTGCTTTGCGAAGTAATCATAATATAGTCTTCAGTATCAGAATCAAATTTCTCTTCCCAATAGACTTTGCCTACCTGTGTGTTTACTCCGAGTAATGAAGGATGGATAACAACGACAATGAATGTACAATTCAATTTTTTGCT
This Paenibacillus sp. FSL R5-0345 DNA region includes the following protein-coding sequences:
- a CDS encoding AraC family transcriptional regulator, with translation MSVELEVFSDLSEELNYNLPDFPLYVRKGSLNHFDKYAAACHWHQDLEFILVLDGEMEYFVNGEIVLIERGNGIFINSKRMHYGFSSKKLNCTFIVVVIHPSLLGVNTQVGKVYWEEKFDSDTEDYIMITSQSTWGKEILHSLHRIYEEMNSSPCKPLRLLSLAASLCADVGDHIQRVPGQINDDQSRIAVWKMTGFIHHNFDLRVTLDDIATAGSVCRSKCCELFSTFIGQTPNTYLVQYRIQKGSEMLLGTNRSISEIAMNCGFQSASYFSSVFRNKTGLTPQNYRKKVRTPSHS
- a CDS encoding zinc metallopeptidase produces the protein MFMYLLVIIAFIFSLWAQFRVKGTFSKWSKVANLNGLTGYEAARRMLDANGLHDVPIEPVRGTLSDHYDPIHRVVRLSEPVYYESSIAAVSVACHEVGHAIQHKVSYPMLTLRHRMFPVVNFASGIAPFMLMAGFIFGYFNLVGLGIIFFSAAVAFQLVTLPVEFNASNRARQVMVEQGYIRNEEERGVAKVLNAAALTYVAAALVSLLELLRLITVFLGNRD
- a CDS encoding rhomboid family intramembrane serine protease — its product is MIFIRYENWKSYLRYYPVTCLLIVANVIMFILMTFNGGSTNIQTLVDFGAIVDVSPFKEELWRYVAAIFLHNGFSHLFFNSFALLVFAPPLERLLGWWRYTILYVVGGVLANVLTIAISSRSALEVGTVSVGASGAIYAVYGAFLYIAVMQRAMMDEGSRKTLYGLLMIGIIMSFATPNVNWVAHIGGLVSGFFLYGLIIRIFNKSLRQGR
- a CDS encoding DUF1499 domain-containing protein, whose protein sequence is MSLKRTLVGLFRSHDGTSDRAKDPTLKTRYYNLTKDKAWEEVSSTLKKVPGFKVLHEVESVGEITLEKRTAFGRTLDITVSVLNTTPVRCGVDMYSASRGSLGDLGANYRVIQRLYASLDKKLGKYKAD
- a CDS encoding YesL family protein, whose amino-acid sequence is MEFKGAMGGLYRVTEWITRIAASNILWALCSAPFLFFGLMKILMLGTSSGGVNEQLTLNWAMGILAPFTVFPASAALFTVVRKWVMGNTDVGTFRTYFQGYKENYLKSMLGGIIYTLMFVIMYVDVTVYMTQMPNFRIVGILMLVLMIILSVSMFNFFSIVVHYQMSFKQVMTNSILLTIARPIRVFSTLIAAGVLAYIGLRYPALYIICIPTLIAMAAFFNFYATYNKLQLQVEQKKLKEQEEAEAALNNQEDDDDDDDDDYEENNENKDLKRI
- a CDS encoding DEAD/DEAH box helicase yields the protein MKTFAEFGLEPRVLQAITELGFEEATPIQEQSIPLALTGSDLIGQAQTGTGKTAAFGIPLISKINREDEKILALIMAPTRELAIQVSEEIGKLSRFKGLRSLAIYGGQDIGRQIRGLKKKPQIIIGTPGRLLDHINRKTIRLDDVQTVVLDEADEMLDMGFMEDIQTILKLVPEERQTMLFSATMPPNIQRLAQQFLNNPQHVSVIPKQISAPLIDQAYVEVPERQKFEALSRLIDMESPELAIVFGRTKRRVDELAEALQKRGYSADGLHGDLSQNQRDAVMRKFRDGSIDVLVATDVAARGLDVSGVTHVINFDLPQDPESYVHRIGRTGRAGKEGTAWSFVTPREMDHLHLIERVTRHRITRKPLPTMAEAIEGKQRVTAERLLEMVESGELNEYKGISIQLLEQYDSVQLLSAAMKLLTGDKKDSTIELTPEDPIRAKRRGGKNDIRSGRKPNGGYGGNRGTSGGSTGGYRGNRDNNGGGSRGGYNSGGSNYGSGSGGYGGGYKGNRDSAANRDGGANRSADRKPSTRPSSTSTRPAKREDFDN
- the tpx gene encoding thiol peroxidase, yielding MTQERTGVATFKSNPITLVGPKLTAGDPAPDFVLSKNLLEEVSLSDYAGKIKLISVVPSLDTGVCDAQTRRFNSEAAELGDDVVILTVSMDLPFAQARWCGAAGIDRVITLSDHKAASFGQAYGVLIKEFRLDMRSIFVLDKNNTLTYVEYLSEMTEHPKYEDAIAAVKSLL
- a CDS encoding LysR family transcriptional regulator, with the protein product MELRQLQYFLKVAQKEHVTRAAEELHVAQSAVSRQIHQLEQELGVDLFMQKGRNLQLTPVGQLFCKRVDSILKELEHSVNEVHEFLDPERGEIRIGFPHSLGTHLIPTIVAEFRQHYPHVKFRFKQGSYPSLIKDVLSGEVDLTFISPFPENDEHVSGDIVMTEELFAILPQNHHLAGESEIRLEQLQKEKFVLFSQGYSLRPIVWQACLQAGFQPQIAFEGGETDTIRGLVAAGMGVSLLPEMAFYQTNPLQPAQVRVVEPAVTRTVGLIYRTDSKLPLVARSFRTFLISYFKARQNNTPVGS
- a CDS encoding MerR family transcriptional regulator, with product MILYRIGELAKAAHISERTIDYYTKLGLISPESRSTKNYRLYSHETLVALERINQLKHDKYSLEEIKSMMSKWNEATPETDVSDKLVELEQHMQRLEREVKALEPIISGLKPGQARRALSNLLPQGVACMEAIRLLLLTQGPPM